A genomic stretch from Halichoerus grypus chromosome 7, mHalGry1.hap1.1, whole genome shotgun sequence includes:
- the TMEM254 gene encoding transmembrane protein 254 isoform X1, whose protein sequence is MGTAAGGNAYFQRGSLFWFTVITLSFGYYTWVVFWPQSIPYQSLGPLGLFTQYLVDHHHTLLHNGYWLAWLIHLGESLYAMVLCKSKGITDGRAQLLWFLQTYLFGIASLSILIAYRPKRQKQT, encoded by the exons ATGGGGACGGCAGCAGGCGGTAATGCGTACTTCCAGAGGGGCAGTCTGTTCTGGTTCACCGTCATCACCCTCTCCTTTGGGTATTACACG TGGGTTGTCTTCTGGCCTCAGAGTATCCCTTATCAGAGCCTCGGGCCTCTGGGCCTCTTCACTCAGTACTTGGTGGACCATCATCATACCCTCCTGCACAATGG GTATTGGCTTGCCTGGCTGATTCACTTGGGAGAGTCCTTGTACGCCATGGTTTTGTGCAA gtcTAAAGGCATCACGGATGGTCGGGCTCAACTACTCTGGTTCCTACAAACTTATCTCTTTGGGATAGCATCTCTCTCCATCTTGATAGCTTACAGACCAAAACGCCAAAAACAAACTTAA
- the TMEM254 gene encoding transmembrane protein 254 isoform X2, translating to MGTAAGGNAYFQRGSLFWFTVITLSFGYYTWVVFWPQSIPYQSLGPLGLFTQYLVDHHHTLLHNGSKGITDGRAQLLWFLQTYLFGIASLSILIAYRPKRQKQT from the exons ATGGGGACGGCAGCAGGCGGTAATGCGTACTTCCAGAGGGGCAGTCTGTTCTGGTTCACCGTCATCACCCTCTCCTTTGGGTATTACACG TGGGTTGTCTTCTGGCCTCAGAGTATCCCTTATCAGAGCCTCGGGCCTCTGGGCCTCTTCACTCAGTACTTGGTGGACCATCATCATACCCTCCTGCACAATGG gtcTAAAGGCATCACGGATGGTCGGGCTCAACTACTCTGGTTCCTACAAACTTATCTCTTTGGGATAGCATCTCTCTCCATCTTGATAGCTTACAGACCAAAACGCCAAAAACAAACTTAA